The Cellulophaga sp. L1A9 genome window below encodes:
- a CDS encoding RagB/SusD family nutrient uptake outer membrane protein yields the protein MKKLYTTKVGILIFLALLATSCEDYLSEIPDNRTEIDSPEKISELLVIAYPEANYMDFAETMSDNVSDKNNDLPSELNLANYRWEDIDVDNLDYRVGYWNACYKAIAQANQALASIEELGDLESLAPQKGEALLARAYGHFMLVNLWAKHYDPATASTDKGIPYILEPEENFIVTYSRNSVQEVYDFIESDLIEGLGLVTNEYEEPTFHFTPEAGYAFATRFYLFKGEWDKVIQFSSMVVTNPQAQLRDYLGTYAALEYSERTALYASSSDQANLLVVSANSLYARLFASNNFGLGIDKANELFFSGNIFGKRWAYGVFGTEAAYNLPKFDEFFRVTNISAGIGNPYVGLVLFSTDEVLLNRAEAYAMQGNYDAALQDINTFYSLRTEGYDASTDTLVKQDVLDIFSTELNEYTPFYQLDGDQSAFIKAVAELKRREFYHEGLRWFDVRRFDLEVTHTIIGEGDLILEKGDNRRQLQIPNFALERGLEQNPR from the coding sequence ATGAAGAAATTATATACAACAAAAGTTGGAATACTGATATTTCTAGCGCTTTTAGCTACTTCTTGCGAAGATTATTTATCAGAAATTCCAGATAACAGAACAGAAATTGATAGCCCAGAAAAAATCTCAGAGTTATTAGTCATAGCATACCCGGAAGCAAACTATATGGATTTTGCGGAGACTATGTCTGACAATGTATCTGATAAAAATAATGATTTGCCATCAGAATTAAATTTAGCAAATTACAGATGGGAAGATATAGATGTTGATAATTTGGATTATAGAGTTGGGTATTGGAATGCTTGCTACAAAGCGATAGCACAAGCCAACCAAGCTTTAGCGTCAATTGAAGAGTTAGGAGATTTAGAAAGCTTAGCGCCTCAGAAAGGAGAAGCTTTACTAGCAAGAGCTTATGGTCATTTCATGCTGGTTAATTTATGGGCTAAACACTATGATCCTGCAACAGCATCTACAGATAAGGGGATACCTTATATTTTAGAGCCTGAAGAGAATTTTATTGTTACTTATTCTAGAAATAGTGTTCAGGAAGTCTATGACTTTATTGAAAGTGATTTAATAGAGGGCTTAGGGTTAGTTACAAATGAATATGAAGAGCCTACTTTTCATTTTACCCCAGAAGCTGGTTATGCTTTTGCAACTAGATTTTATTTATTTAAGGGAGAATGGGACAAGGTTATTCAATTCAGTTCAATGGTAGTTACAAACCCTCAAGCACAATTAAGAGATTATTTGGGTACGTATGCTGCACTTGAATATTCTGAGAGAACCGCTTTATACGCTAGTAGTTCTGATCAAGCAAATTTATTGGTTGTTTCGGCAAACTCTTTATATGCTCGATTGTTTGCTAGCAATAATTTTGGGCTCGGCATTGATAAGGCGAACGAATTATTTTTTTCTGGGAATATTTTTGGAAAAAGATGGGCTTATGGTGTTTTTGGAACCGAAGCAGCGTATAATCTTCCAAAATTCGATGAATTTTTTAGAGTTACCAATATAAGTGCAGGAATAGGTAATCCGTATGTTGGACTGGTCTTGTTTTCTACAGATGAAGTTTTGTTAAATCGGGCGGAGGCTTATGCCATGCAAGGTAATTATGACGCTGCCTTGCAAGATATTAACACCTTCTATTCGTTACGGACAGAAGGGTATGATGCAAGTACAGATACTTTAGTTAAACAGGATGTTTTAGATATTTTCTCCACAGAATTAAATGAGTATACTCCTTTTTATCAACTTGATGGTGATCAATCTGCTTTTATTAAGGCAGTAGCAGAGTTAAAAAGAAGAGAGTTTTATCATGAAGGTCTAAGATGGTTTGATGTGAGAAGGTTTGATTTAGAGGTGACACATACGATTATCGGAGAAGGTGATTTGATTTTAGAAAAAGGTGATAATAGGCGTCAATTGCAGATTCCAAACTTTGCATTAGAAAGAGGTTTAGAACAAAATCCACGCTAA